In Amblyraja radiata isolate CabotCenter1 chromosome 38, sAmbRad1.1.pri, whole genome shotgun sequence, a genomic segment contains:
- the atf4 gene encoding cyclic AMP-dependent transcription factor ATF-4, giving the protein MSVWSDSSMMDYMSHLDLSFLVADGDPCLLHADLEAGPVKPCLRPHQFGGNGESELSYQCPCIDPLGSCNVEDAFTGLEWMAQKVNLFDTLNENENDSTSSEDLLAVLDSSCGLLGELPFDPLPTKQVADLDLSLDLESVPNSPGGVDKLAPAVVPDCIFFSDDSFHLEEGKIVVSDFEEKPDLFLLQSTILQDSCTEIDEEPILDSDSGVGSSPPHSPVESLDRSVSERSLEDKSILDDYSPARSKPYDRPGAKTVANSPKVKSNCSEPKSVEKKMKKMEQNKSAATRYRQKKRDEQGAISAECSLLEKKNKTLQEKTDSLTKEIQYLKGLIEEVRKGKSAKSV; this is encoded by the exons ATGTCAGTTTGGTCAGATTCATCCATGATGGACTATATGTCCCACCTCGATTTGTCGTTTCTGGTGGCTGACGGGGACCCGTGTCTCTTGCACGCAGATCTGGAGGCCGGGCCGGTGAAGCCTTGCCTCAGACCTCACCAGTTTGGTGGCAATGGGGAAAGTGAATTGTCCTACCAGTGCCCATGTATTGACCCTTTGGGCTCTTGTAATGTGG AGGATGCATTCACCGGCTTGGAATGGATGGCTCAGAAGGTGAATCTCTTTGACACACTGAACGAAAATGAAAATGACAGCACCTCTTCAGAAGATCTGCTGGCTGTCTTGGACAGTTCTTGTGGTCTTCTGGGAGAGCTGCCTTTTGATCCCTTGCCAACTAAACAGGTAGCTGATCTTGACCTGAGTCTTGATCTTGAGTCTGTCCCAAATTCACCTGGAGGGGTAGATAAGCTGGCCCCTGCAGTTGTTCCAGATTGCATATTCTTCTCTGATGACTCATTCCACTTAGAGGAAGGAAAGATTGTTGTTTCAGATTTTGAGGAAAAGCCAGACTTATTTTTGCTTCAATCAACCATTCTGCAGGATTCCTGCACAGAAATAGACGAAGAGCCAATATTAGATTCTGATAGTGGGGTTGGTTCCAGCCCCCCTCATTCCCCTGTTGAATCTTTAGATAGAAGTGTGTCAGAGAGATCACTTGAAGACAAGTCCATACTCGACGACTATAGCCCTGCAAGGTCGAAACCATATGATCGTCCTGGTGCGAAAACTGTAGCAAATTCACCAAAAGTAAAAAGCAATTGTTCGGAACCGAAGAGTGTAGAAAAAAAAATGAAGAAGATGGAGCAGAACAAGAGCGCAGCAACACGATACAGACAGAAGAAGAGGGACGAACAAGGTGCTATTTCTGCAGAGTGTAGTTTATTAGAGAAAAAAAATAAGACCTTGCAAGAAAAAACCGATTCGTTGACTAAAGAGATCCAATATTTAAAGGGCTTGATAGAAGAGGTCAGGAAAGGTAAAAGTGCAAAAAGCGTGTAA